One window of Daphnia carinata strain CSIRO-1 chromosome 7, CSIRO_AGI_Dcar_HiC_V3, whole genome shotgun sequence genomic DNA carries:
- the LOC130699365 gene encoding WD repeat-containing protein 13-like produces the protein MANVWQNILASDALCNHLRTPNNPCLKTLYLRRRALLLQEKSTKVLNNEESFRRSYLQLRSTILFERYGVPKEILCSRSRSVSLRGMNVSMSEKKIHNTQDDRYMTIQQMLDHHKEAISNLTFAKDETSLLACASLDGTLSICEVSPFCRVLHILCGHAAGVTDVHWSDRNEWLLSCSIDASLRLWDVQTGKCLRIFRDPTKSSINCCAFLPSNNNLVVVGNKRGMLQILNTSTGIFPLNGSSQIGAPVTCLTCDGLGKLIWAGDDRGYINSFLVDSATGRLIKGRRVEIQPSVRTQGPLVTSISFTAWAGRGGRDPSLLVSCAANALFLYKIVDEQGGLRLKRRCPLAHHQSKIRSEFYPVSSQPGAWCPNLVSGGEDGCIYFLHVDSTSTTTRRIPAHASAVLAVAANYDGALLASGDSRGIIMLWGKPSLQ, from the exons ATGGCCAACGTTTGGCAAAACATCCTTGCTTCAGATGCATTGTGCAATCACCTACGAACTCCCAATAATCCGTGCCTAA AAACTCTATATTTACGTCGAAGAGCTCTTCTTCTACAAGAAAAATCTACAAAAGTCTTAAATAATGAAGAGAGTTTCAGACGGTCTTATCTGCAACTGCGTTCCACAATCTTATTTGAAAGATATGGTGTACCCAAAGAAATTCTTTGCTCACGTAGCAGGTCTGTCAGTCTTCGGGGAATGAATGTGTCCAtgtcagagaaaaaaattcacaatacCCAAGATGACAGATATATGACCATTCAACAAATGTTGGATCAT catAAGGAAGCTATCTCAAATCTCACATTTGCAAAAGATGAAACATCTCTTCTTGCTTGTGCGTCCCTTGATGGAACCTTGTCAATCTGTGAagtttctcctttttgcaGGGTTCTACACATCTTATGTGGACATGCAGCTGGAGTTACag ATGTACATTGGTCGGATAGGAATGAATGGCTTCTGAGCTGCTCCATAGATGCCTCACTTCGCTTATGGGACGTACAAACAGGAAAATGTCTAAGGATATTCCGCGATCCAACTAAGTCTTCCATAAACTGTTGTGCTTTTTTGCCATCCAACAACAATCTAGTCGTG GTTGGGAACAAACGTGGTATGCTTCAAATCCTAAACACCTCAACAGGAATTTTCCCGCTGAACGGAAGCAGCCAAATAGGAGCACCAGTTACTTGTCTCACTTGTGATGGACTAGGAAAATTAATATGGGCTGGTGATGACAGG GGATATATCAACTCATTTTTGGTGGACTCGGCTACGGGTCGGTTGATAAAAGGGCGTCGTGTGGAAATTCAACCTTCAGTACGTACTCAAGGTCCATTAGTTACCTCCATTTCTTTTACAGCTTGGGCTGGCCGTGGTGGACGGGACCCGAGTCTTCTAGTCAGCTGCGCCGCGAATGCTCTTTTCCTATACAA AATTGTGGATGAGCAAGGTGGCCTTCGTCTTAAACGAAGATGCCCATTAGCCCACCATCAGTCAAAAATTCGATCTGAGTTTTATCCCGTCTCATCCCAACCGGGAGCCTGGTGTCCCAACTTAG TATCAGGCGGCGAAGACGGGTGCATCTATTTTTTGCATGTTGATTCCACGTCAACTACAACTAGGCGCATTCCTGCACATG CCTCAGCAGTTTTAGCCGTTGCTGCCAACTATGATGGTGCCCTCCTGGCTTCGGGAGATAGTCGTGGCATTATCATGCTGTGGGGAAAGCCTTCGCTCCAATAA
- the LOC130699392 gene encoding membrane protein BRI3-like isoform X2: MAIETEKPSAPPHGFLNVGSQPPQYVPLNNGHQQVAPVNAPNHTIINVGGFGGGCPSCRVGVLRKSHCTFCGVLWSILLFPCGLLCLCCCTKDRCSNCSYTQN, translated from the exons ATGGCCATCGAAACGGAAAAGCCATCAG CTCCCCCCCATGGTTTTCTTAACGTCGGCAGCCAGCCTCCCCAGTATGTACCTTTGAACAATGGCCATCAACAAGTGGCGCCCGTGAATGCACCGAATCACACCATTATCAAT GTTGGCGGATTTGGTGGCGGATGTCCCTCTTGTCGA GTGGGCGTATTAAGAAAAAGCCATTGTACGTTCTGTGGCGTTCTCTGGTCGATTCTTCTATTTCCTTGTGGACTTTTATGTCTTTGCTGCTGCACTAAAGATCGCTGCTCCAATTGTTCCTACACACAGAACTGA
- the LOC130699345 gene encoding protein arginine N-methyltransferase 3-like, whose product MDPDADVPILLEASETNLPHQSFHESSTNVSVADSAAATMGSESFREFSDRGQISSNSSSDDEISDEDSFVESACNSNKPLSTQECFNESDMSSDDDWVEEPCADEPMHNIPCLFCVEILPSAHSLLEHCKNVHHFSLPALQKRHGMDQYSFIRLINFIRSCNVTSREVMEMDTPIWEQDKFMMPVIEDDALLMYDFDGDDGLKSTVSQAVSTTASSADSDNVKVRTEGQMFSNFRVANAEGGHVTLSQAHFDDLHATLQKMQLVVDESNATLKQYQKDMDSMRKAMKHMVMGDKQSKEEEELAAIQRFEEEEDEEDGYFSGYAHFSIHHDMLADKPRTDSYRDAIIKNSHMIKDKVVLDLGCGTGILSMFAVQAGASKVIGVDQSQIIFNAMAIIRENKMENKIKLIRGRIEEVTLSEPVVDVLVSEWMGYFLLFEGMLDSVIHARNKYLAPGGLMLPNACTISMMAVGDSERYSEMVRFWDDVYGLKMTSMRPEVLREASIETVPVEKILSDPSLVLQLDLKTCTSQETEFFRAFQLKMTREDKLTALVGSFDVTFHLDHTVMLSTSPYSPPTHWKQTVFYLPEPITVHAGQVLECSIKVQRHSKEVRWLDVAIMINGDKFKYSLS is encoded by the exons ATGGATCCTGATGCTGACGTCCCTATACTGTTGGAAGCAAGTGAAACAAACCTACCCCACCAATCTTTCCACGAAAGCAGCACAAATGTTAGCGTAGCCGATTCTGCTGCTGCAACCATGGGGAGTGAGTCATTTAGGGAATTTAGTGATCGCGGACAAATCAGCAGCAATTCTTCTTCCGACGATGAAATCTCTGATGAGGATTCTTTTGTTGAGTCAGCCTGTAACAGCAATAAACCCTTGTCTACCCAAGAATGCTTTAATGAAAGTGACATGAGCAGTGATGATGATTGGGTTGAGGAACCTTGTGCAGATGAACCCATGCATAATATCCC gTGCCTATTTTGTGTTGAAATTTTACCAAGTGCTCATTCTTTGCTTGAGCACTGCAAGAATGTTCATCACTTTAGCTTGCCTGCTCTACAAAAAAGACATGGAATGGATCAGTACAGCTTCATCAGGCTGATCAATTTTATTCGTTCCTGTAATGTTACTTCCAGGGAAGTCATGGAAATGGACACACCTATTTGGGAGCAAGACAAGTTTATGATGCCTGTAATAGAGGATGATGCTCTCCTTATGTATG ATTTTGATGGGGATGATGGTCTGAAGTCGACTGTATCGCAAGCGGTGTCTACCACTGCTTCTTCAGCCGATAGTGATAATGTTAAAGTGCGAACAGAGGGacaaatgttttcaaattttcgcgTGGCGAATGCCGAAGGTGGCCATGTAACACTGAGTCAAGCTCATTTTGATGATTTGCATGCTACCCTCCAGAAGATGCAGCTGGTCGTCGACGAGTCTAATGCAACTTTGAAGCAATATCAAAAAGACATGGATTCAATGCGCAAG GCGATGAAACATATGGTTATGGGTGATAAACaatcgaaagaagaagaagagctcGCTGCAATTCAGCGTTttgaggaggaagaagacgaggaagatGGTTATTTTTCTGGTTATGCGCATTTTAGCATCCATCATGACATGCTTGCC GATAAACCGAGGACAGATAGCTACCGAGACGCCATTATTAAAAATAGTCACATGATCAAGGACAAAGTTGTTCTAGATCTTGGATGTGGAACTG GTATCTTATCCATGTTTGCTGTTCAAGCAGGAGCTTCCAAGGTTATCGGTGTGGACCAGtcacaaataatttttaatgcCATGGCAATCATAAG AGAGAACAAGATGGAGAACAAGATAAAATTAATTCGCGGTCGAATTGAAGAAGTTACCCTGAGTGAACCAGTGGTTGATGTGCTAGTGTCAGAATGGATgggctattttcttttgtttgaaggCATGTTGGATAGCGTTATTCATGCAAGAAACAAATATCTTGCGCCTGGTGGCCTTATGCTTCCGAATGCTTGTACTATCTCAATGATGGCAGTTGGAGATTCTG AACGATACTCTGAAATGGTGAGATTCTGGGATGATGTTTACGGATTGAAGATGACGTCAATGCGGCCAGAGGTTCTCCGCGAGGCCTCGATTGAAACTGTCCCGGTTGAGAAAATTCTCAGCGATCCGTCTTTAGTACTCCAACTAGATCTTAAAACCTGTACATCGCAAGAAACGGAATTTTTCAGAGCtttccaattgaaaatgacACGAGAAGATAAGCTGACTGCTTTAGTTGGTTCATTTGACGTTACATTCCATTTGGATCACACCGTTATGCTTTCCACGTCGCCCTACAGCCCGCCAACTCATTGGAAGCAAACAGTCTTTTATTTGCCTGAGCCCATAACCGTCCATGCag gacAAGTACTCGAATGCAGCATCAAAGTTCAGCGTCATAGCAAAGAAGTTCGCTGGCTGGATGTCGCTATAATGATTAATGGTGACAAATTCAAATACAGCCTTAGCTAA
- the LOC130699392 gene encoding membrane protein BRI3-like isoform X1 gives MAIETEKPSVAPPHGFLNVGSQPPQYVPLNNGHQQVAPVNAPNHTIINVGGFGGGCPSCRVGVLRKSHCTFCGVLWSILLFPCGLLCLCCCTKDRCSNCSYTQN, from the exons ATGGCCATCGAAACGGAAAAGCCATCAG TAGCTCCCCCCCATGGTTTTCTTAACGTCGGCAGCCAGCCTCCCCAGTATGTACCTTTGAACAATGGCCATCAACAAGTGGCGCCCGTGAATGCACCGAATCACACCATTATCAAT GTTGGCGGATTTGGTGGCGGATGTCCCTCTTGTCGA GTGGGCGTATTAAGAAAAAGCCATTGTACGTTCTGTGGCGTTCTCTGGTCGATTCTTCTATTTCCTTGTGGACTTTTATGTCTTTGCTGCTGCACTAAAGATCGCTGCTCCAATTGTTCCTACACACAGAACTGA
- the LOC130699343 gene encoding probable peroxisomal acyl-coenzyme A oxidase 1 gives MTTAIYENPDLKKERQNCPFNKEEITNFLDGGKEKTKERRELETYILSDKSLRDDVPMEYLSHAEKYAEELRKSCLLMQKLGDSPAGQVQTLRSLMGAGLGSAILKEGNPIALHYVMFIPALMGQGTVDQQAKWLEKAYNLNIIGTYAQTELGHGTFLRGLETKATYDPATKEFVLESPSLTAYKWWPGSLGKTANYAVVMAQLYTKGKCEGIHPFMVQLRDEETHEPLPGIMVGEIGPKLGMNTNDNGYLGFDKVRIPREQLLMKHSQVLEDGTYVKPTNSKLSYATMVFVRVVVCQDVTVNLRKAVTIATRYSCVRRQSELKPGDREPQVMDYQAQQHKLLPPLAATFGFQLAADHLWNLYNTANNSMEQGDMELLPDLHGLSCALKALCSSEAANFVETCRQSCGGHGYMACSNFPRIYGQVTAAITYEGENTVLWLQVARYLVKTRKEKSGGLSVKYLIDEEKGPRTVQTTPEGIVKLYRRVAVGLVDIAIAELENNGRKGYAPHDAWNHAAVHLIKAAQAHARLFVVESFVDSLKGTRLSAPVRAILSQLCELFIIYWILDRSGDFFLCANLKKEDLLQLNSKYVQLLAAIRPQAVNIVDSFDLRDEILGSPLGSWDGNVYQRLFDEAAKSPLNQKNVHESFHKYLKPLLKSNL, from the exons ATGACAACGGCAATTTACGAAAACCCCGATTTGAAGAAGGAACGTCAAAATTGCCCTTTcaataaagaagaaattacaaATTTCCTTGatggagggaaagaaaaaactaaagagCGTAGAGAGCTGG AAACATATATTCTCTCTGATAAATCATTAAGAGATGATGTTCCGATGGAATATTTAAGCCATGCCGAAAAATATGCTGAAGAGCTACGTAAATCATGTCTGCTCATGCAGAAATTGGGAGATTCACCAGCTGGCCAAGTGCAAACCCTAAG GTCCTTAATGGGGGCTGGTCTTGGATCTGCCATCTTGAAAGAGGGCAACCCCATTGCACTGCATTATGTAATGTTTATTCCTGCGTTGATGGGCCAAGGGACAGTAGATCAACAAGCAAAGTGGCTTGAGAAAGCTTACAATCTTAATATCATTGGAACTTATGCCCAG ACTGAACTTGGACATGGAACATTCCTTCGTGGGCTTGAAACAAAAGCAACCTATGACCCAGCTACtaaagaatttgtattggAATCACCCTCCTTGACAGCATACAAATG gtgGCCTGGCTCGT TGGGAAAAACTGCGAACTACGCTGTCGTAATGGCACAGCTCTACACAAAAGGAAAGTGCGAAGGGATTCACCCATTTATGGTGCAGTTAAGAGACGAAGAAACTCATGAACCATTGCCTG GCATTATGGTTGGAGAGATTGGCCCCAAGCTCGGGATGAATACGAACGATAACGGCTATCTCGGGTTTGACAAAGTCCGAATTCCTCGTGAGCAACTTCTTATGAAACATTCCCAAGTTTTAGAAGATGGAACGTACGTTAAACCTACTAATAGTAAATTAAGCTACGCCACGATGGTTTTTGTACGCGTTGTCGTTTGTCAG GATGTCACAGTGAACCTGAGAAAAGCTGTCACTATTGCAACGCGGTACAGTTGCGTCCGCCGCCAGTCAGAGCTTAAACCCGG AGATCGGGAGCCACAGGTTATGGATTATCAAGCGCAACAGCACAAATTGTTGCCACCATTGGCAGCCACCTTTGGGTTCCAATTAGCAGCCGATCATCTGTGGAATTTGTACAATACTGCCAACAATAGCATGGAACAAGGAGATATGGAACTATTGCCTGAC CTCCATGGACTGTCATGTGCCTTGAAAGCGCTTTGTTCCAGCGAAGCCGCCAACTTTGTTGAAACGTGTCGACAGTCCTGTGGTGGCCATGGCTATAT GGCATGTAGCAACTTTCCGCGCATATACGGTCAGGTAACTGCAGCGATAACGTATGAAGGGGAAAATACAGTTTTATGGCTCCAAGTTGCAAG GTATTTGGTCAAAACTCGCAAAGAAAAATCTGGTGGCTTAAGTGTGAAGTATTTAATTGATGAAGAAAAGGGTCCAAGAACTGTCCAAACAACTCCTGAAGGAATCGTAAAACTTTACCGACGAGTGGCTGTCGG attgGTTGACATAGCTATTGCTGAACTGGAGAATAACGGTCGTAAAGGCTATGCACCACACGATGCCTGGAATCATGCTGCCGTCCATCTAATCAAAGCTGCCCAAGCCCATGCACGGTTATTCGTTGTTGAAAGCTTTGTCGATTCCTTAAAAGGGACTCGGTTGTCCGCTCCAGTTCGCGCCATCCTGTCTCAGCTTTGCGAGCTCTTCATCATTTATTGGATCCTAGATCGAAGCGGCGACTTCTTTTTG TGTgccaatttgaaaaaggaggACTTACTTCAGCTAAATTCCAA GTACGTGCAATTGCTTGCTGCAATTCGTCCCCAGGCCGTTAACATAGTTGATAGTTTCGATTTGCGGGACGAGATTCTTGGTTCTCCACTTGGAAGCTGGGATGGAAACGTGTATCAAA GACTATTCGATGAAGCTGCCAAGAGCCCCCTGAACCAGAAGAATGTCCATGAATCCTTCCACAAATATCTGAAGCCTTTATTGAAATCCAACCTTTAG